Within the Bacillus sp. FSL K6-3431 genome, the region TTTATCCATAAAAAAGAAGGCGGGTTATCGCCTTCTTAACATGTTGGACTATTTTACTGGTTCACCTTCAACCTCTTTTCTTCTATACTTTTGTTTTGTTGCTTCTCCTCCACGTAAATGTCTAATTGACTTATGATAGTCCAAAATGTTTTTAACCTCATAGGCCAAATCAGGATTGATCTCCGGTAATCGCTCTGTTAAATCTTTATGAACTGTACTTTTAGATACGCCAAATTCCTTGGCAATAACACGAACCGTTTTTCTTGTCTCCACGATATACCTGCCTATCTTGATCGTTCGCTCTTTGATGTAATCGTGCACACCACTCGCCCTCCTTGAATTGGATGAGAGGAGTGTGAAATGAGACTCGTCTTTTTATAATAAAGTTAGTATGCTCTTGGGTACATTGTCCATCAGCAACATGCGCAACAGGGGAATAAGTAGCAAAAGGCTATATATTAATTACGATCCATTTTTCAGTAGATGAACAAATATATTACTGAATATACAGTCTCGATCAACGATTCCTCACCTCAAACACTCTCTTTTTAAATACAGTTTGTATATACTTATTTGTCCGAGTACAAATATATGCTCAAATATCCCAAACTGATTGAATGTTGTGTTATTTAATTTGGTTTGAAATAATCATTAGTAAAAATATTTCTAATGATTATTTCCCGAGAAATATGTCGAAGTTATTTTCAAAACAAAAAAAGACAGGACCCTTTAGGCCTGCCTGACGCGAATTTTATCGCTTAATTTGTTTTTGGTTCAGGATTATTAGCATTATTTGTTTCTTGATCAGATATGCTGTCTGATGTTTCTTCATCGGATACATTGTCTGATGCATCTTTCTCTTCTTGAGATACATTGTCTGACGCATCTTTTTCTTCTTGTGATGCATTGTCTATTGCATCTTCCTCAGATACATTTTCAGAATCAGATTTCTCTGGTACACCTGTCGTATCCGTATTTTCTAGTGCAGTTACCGGTTGTCCAAAAAACGTAAGTGGATTAACTGCTTTGCTTTCCTTACGAATTTCAAAATGAACATGGTTTTCAGCGGCTTTATTCAATTGGCTTGTACTAGACGTTGCAAGCACATCCCCTTGTTTAACCTTGTCTCCCGCTTTTACTTTAATGTCCTTTACCGCTTGGTATACAGTCATAATGCCTTTTTCGTGCTCAATTTCAATCACATTACCTAGTAATGAATCTTGTCTGACTGCTGCTACTTTTCCACTAAGTGCTGATACTACTTTAAATTCTTTCCCCTCTGATTGAGCAATATCAAGCCCAAGACTAGGACGATAAGTGTTCCCATCAACGATTAGTGCACTTTCTTGCTTTTCCTCGGACGCAGTGGCATCAAAAAACTCTGTAATAACTTTTACATCGTCTTCGTTTTGTACTGGCATTGCAAAGTTTTCAAAAGATTGATTGACTTCAATAGAAGGTTCTTCTGTATTTTCACCAACCAAACTCTGTCCCGGATCTGCTACTTCAGGTCCCTTTGCCTTGTCCATTCCACTTGTTTGATACCAAACAATCATAGAAATGAGCAATGCCGCACTAACTAAATAAACTGCTGGAAATACCCAACGCTTTTTAAAGAATTTTCTTACTTGAGAAGATTGATTCTTTTCTTCCTCTCTCATTTTCATCACCTCTAGGTTCATTCTGAACAGAAAAACAGAATTATATACTTAACATTAAAAATTTCGCCATTTAGTTTTCGACAAATGACAGAAATTATACTAAAGAAAGTGATATGGACTCATTTTCCAGTTTATATTTAGCAGGTAACCATCTATACCTAGGTTGCCGCATACGACTGTGAGAAACTCTTTAATATGATTGAGGGAATAATACATTGAATAGATCTAAAATTGCGTGGGGCGGAATCTAAACCTTGCAGGGGGGGTATTTCATTGAGTGGCTTGTATTTCCCACGAGTGCATTTACGCTGAGTGGCTTGTATTTCCCACGAGTGGCTCACATTTACGCTGAGTGGCTTGTATTTCCCACGAGTGGCTCATATTTCCGCTGAGTGGCTTGTATTTCGCTCAAGTGGCTCGTATTTTCGCTGAGTGGCTTACAATCTATTATTAGTTGACTTATTTCAATAAAAAAAAAACGCTAATTCCTAGTTTTCGGGGAATTAGCGCTTCTTGTTATTGATTAAATGCAAGTTTTTGATCAAAGTATGGGCGAATGTCTGAGATTTTGACTCCATGATAATAGTGGTTGACGATTTCTTGATAGTCTTTACCTTCTTTTGCCATTCCGTTTGCACCGTATTGGCTCATTCCTACTCCATGGCCAAATCCTTTTGTCGTGATAATGATTGCATCACCTTTATGAACCCAGTCAAAATCCGTTGAACGTAAACCTAGCTTCTCTCTTATTTCTCGCCCAGTAAACTTTTTGCCGTTAATCTCTACTTCTGCCACTTTTTTACCGGGCGTTCTAGCGATAATTCTGCCCACATCTGCACCTTTTCCAATATCGACACCAAGTTTTTGTTCAAATTCTTTGGTACTCAACGATATTTGGCTTTCAAATTCCGGGGATTCTTTACTATCCCAAGGACTTTCTACACTTTTCAAATAAGGAACTTGGTTTTCCCAATAATCTTCTGCATTTTCAGTAAAACCATTACTCGCAGAAAAAAAAGAAGCCGTTATTGGTTTTTCCTCATATGTTAATATTTTATCTTGTGTTTGTTTGACAGCATTGGCGACTTTTTTGTAGTTCGAGTCATAGTTTTTCCCCCAGCTTTTTTTCAGCTCGGATTTGTCTTTATACACTTGATAATTAACTGTATCGGCTACATCTGCCCCTTCTGGCAGATTAGCATTATCTGCGTTAAGTAAATGACTTGTAATATATGTCCTTGCTGTCAAAGCTTGTGCTTTTAATGCTTCAGGTTCGAAGTTGGCCGGCATTTCTGAGGCGACCACGCCGATTACATATTCTTCTATCGGTAGTTTTTCAATATTATTCGTAGCAGATCTAAGAACTCCGACTTCTGTTGCAGGTTCATTATTAGAAGGTGGTGGTTGTGTTGTTGGAGTTTCCGAATCACCAAGCTTTTCTACAGTCTTTTTACCAGAGAAAGGCAACACAAGTAGGGATGGAAGTATAAATGTGAGCGTAATTAAAATAGCAACTACAAATATAACTGGTTTCATTTGATTCATGCTGATGCCTCCATTACGAAATTAAGGCGATGCCGAAGCGATCACCTTTGCTTAAATATATGGATAGGGACAAGCTTTTATTCCACTATTCAAAGAAAGGTGACAGTCCCCGAGGTCTCTACTCAAAGTTTACCATGTATGATAACTTTTCAGTGGGATTTCAGCAAGCAATTCTTTATATAACAAAAAAACCCGCATTTTGAATGTGCGAGTTTTTTTGTATATTCAATGCACATTTATGCATCAAAATCCACGACAAGGTTACTAATAGTCGTTTCGTTTGTAATATTTTTTTCTGTTTCGTCATTCACACGCTCGATATCAGCGCCTAATGCACGAAGTTTTTCATGAAAGTTAAGATAACCACGGTCAAGATGTTTAAGTTCAGTTACACGTGTATATCCATCTGCCTTGAGGCCAGCTACAATTAACGCTGCGCCTGCTCTCAAATCAGTCGCAGCAACTTCTGCCCCTTGGAGCTTACTTGGACCCGAGATGATAACAGAACGACCTTCGATTTTAATATCACTATTCATACGACGGAATTCTTCCGCATGCATATAACGATTTTCAAAAACTGTTTCAGTAATGACACTAGTGCCCTC harbors:
- the spoIID gene encoding stage II sporulation protein D, producing the protein MNQMKPVIFVVAILITLTFILPSLLVLPFSGKKTVEKLGDSETPTTQPPPSNNEPATEVGVLRSATNNIEKLPIEEYVIGVVASEMPANFEPEALKAQALTARTYITSHLLNADNANLPEGADVADTVNYQVYKDKSELKKSWGKNYDSNYKKVANAVKQTQDKILTYEEKPITASFFSASNGFTENAEDYWENQVPYLKSVESPWDSKESPEFESQISLSTKEFEQKLGVDIGKGADVGRIIARTPGKKVAEVEINGKKFTGREIREKLGLRSTDFDWVHKGDAIIITTKGFGHGVGMSQYGANGMAKEGKDYQEIVNHYYHGVKISDIRPYFDQKLAFNQ
- a CDS encoding M23 family metallopeptidase is translated as MREEEKNQSSQVRKFFKKRWVFPAVYLVSAALLISMIVWYQTSGMDKAKGPEVADPGQSLVGENTEEPSIEVNQSFENFAMPVQNEDDVKVITEFFDATASEEKQESALIVDGNTYRPSLGLDIAQSEGKEFKVVSALSGKVAAVRQDSLLGNVIEIEHEKGIMTVYQAVKDIKVKAGDKVKQGDVLATSSTSQLNKAAENHVHFEIRKESKAVNPLTFFGQPVTALENTDTTGVPEKSDSENVSEEDAIDNASQEEKDASDNVSQEEKDASDNVSDEETSDSISDQETNNANNPEPKTN
- the spoIIID gene encoding sporulation transcriptional regulator SpoIIID, with amino-acid sequence MHDYIKERTIKIGRYIVETRKTVRVIAKEFGVSKSTVHKDLTERLPEINPDLAYEVKNILDYHKSIRHLRGGEATKQKYRRKEVEGEPVK